The Nocardia arthritidis genome has a window encoding:
- a CDS encoding MarR family winged helix-turn-helix transcriptional regulator, which yields MSVMSYRPAEVGLSVKRLQYRHHRALNRALAPLGLSLVQWDTLRHLQRNPDASLHDLAVLTFQTDQSFGSLATRMADRGLIERIPGPGRAVRHRLTEQGEQLRAEGQAIMDSIAEQSFHGLSQSELDQLGALLDKALASDPF from the coding sequence ATGAGCGTCATGAGCTATCGACCAGCAGAGGTGGGCCTGTCCGTCAAACGACTCCAGTACCGCCACCACCGCGCGCTCAATCGCGCCCTGGCACCGCTGGGACTGTCCCTCGTCCAGTGGGACACGCTTCGCCACCTGCAGCGCAACCCGGACGCCTCACTGCACGACCTGGCCGTCCTGACCTTCCAAACCGACCAATCCTTCGGCTCGTTGGCCACCCGCATGGCCGATCGCGGGCTGATCGAACGGATCCCGGGCCCCGGCCGCGCCGTCCGCCACCGGCTCACCGAACAGGGAGAACAACTGCGCGCCGAAGGCCAGGCGATCATGGACTCGATCGCCGAGCAGTCATTCCACGGCCTGTCGCAATCCGAACTGGATCAACTCGGCGCCCTTCTGGACAAAGCCCTCGCTTCCGATCCGTTCTAG
- a CDS encoding amidase domain-containing protein — protein MVTFSQLRNAKPWSWIAAADDMLAAAKQCERIKDDIHDNGVKPLDEHWRSNLGTAAKDTLIRIADQAEVASILARATVDPLDTLGRAVEIAQRELEDGVQVALNAGLNVDEATGTISIPSWVHHDEPEEQVRTGRALRDAQQMIKDALEAADQADRLCAQSIDDASKLDPSTTTDQNLEDMIGKAQKIQADDAKRALEEIRDTIPDGLPPNLVEQWWNSLTPQQQSELKLATPIELYDLPGIPDSVKKEIDRPENGYSTIGALKYAREHANDTSIDWEDKDNCTNFASMVLAYGGGMHQKEDFWPPRHWDRDGWSDGTNGHPDILPPGWSHTPSWGAADLNRKFFLDHGGQVVASSDHRAGLAGAQPGDLMYYTMTEDAGGKLHAGQTHHTVVVTSVLPDGNVLYTQHSGNAENYPFDGRLPEFEEGDGRQKVEVVRPKVTW, from the coding sequence ATGGTGACATTTTCGCAACTTCGCAATGCCAAACCCTGGTCGTGGATCGCCGCGGCCGACGACATGTTGGCGGCCGCCAAACAGTGTGAGCGCATCAAGGACGACATTCACGACAACGGCGTGAAACCGCTGGACGAGCATTGGCGTAGCAATCTGGGAACGGCCGCGAAAGATACGCTGATTCGCATCGCCGATCAGGCCGAGGTCGCATCGATTCTGGCCAGGGCCACCGTCGATCCACTCGATACGCTCGGCCGCGCGGTCGAGATCGCGCAGCGTGAACTCGAGGACGGCGTGCAGGTCGCGCTGAACGCCGGATTGAATGTCGACGAAGCCACCGGCACCATTTCCATTCCGTCCTGGGTGCACCACGATGAGCCCGAGGAGCAGGTGCGGACCGGCCGGGCACTGCGGGATGCCCAGCAGATGATCAAGGACGCGCTGGAAGCCGCCGATCAGGCGGATCGGCTGTGTGCCCAATCCATAGACGACGCTTCGAAGTTGGATCCGTCGACGACGACCGATCAGAACCTCGAGGATATGATCGGCAAGGCGCAGAAGATTCAGGCCGACGACGCGAAACGGGCGCTGGAGGAAATCCGCGACACCATTCCCGACGGGCTGCCGCCGAATCTGGTCGAGCAGTGGTGGAACAGCCTGACCCCGCAGCAGCAGAGCGAACTGAAGCTCGCCACCCCGATCGAGCTGTACGATCTGCCCGGAATTCCCGACAGCGTCAAGAAGGAAATCGATCGCCCCGAAAACGGATACAGCACGATCGGCGCGTTGAAGTACGCCCGCGAGCACGCCAACGACACCTCGATCGACTGGGAAGACAAGGACAACTGCACCAATTTCGCATCCATGGTGCTGGCCTACGGAGGTGGCATGCATCAGAAGGAGGACTTCTGGCCGCCGCGGCACTGGGATCGCGATGGATGGAGCGACGGAACGAACGGTCATCCCGATATCCTGCCGCCCGGCTGGAGCCACACGCCGTCGTGGGGCGCGGCCGATCTGAACCGGAAATTCTTCCTGGATCACGGCGGTCAGGTCGTCGCGTCATCCGACCATCGGGCGGGCCTGGCCGGTGCGCAGCCGGGTGATCTCATGTACTACACCATGACCGAGGACGCGGGTGGAAAACTGCACGCGGGACAAACCCATCACACGGTGGTCGTCACCTCGGTGCTGCCCGACGGAAATGTCTTGTACACACAGCATTCCGGTAATGCGGAGAACTATCCGTTCGACGGTCGCCTGCCCGAATTCGAGGAGGGCGACGGTCGGCAGAAGGTGGAGGTCGTGCGACCGAAGGTCACCTGGTGA
- a CDS encoding glycoside hydrolase family 15 protein has translation MRLHGGTGNTVHWHICVLARRLVDPLPGPPRWVMGTEIPASRDERVLSSAIIDIRMPPGFRDEGVRAALTIRGDRPGTVVMPLSHRSGCPSAVALSGKGIRMDTLDYGLVRPSLAQSDLTRIASYLFWLMFRNIASDGFVFEDPVNVGTLSRPGCVLASPSWENSATRVSQDYVYNWTRDAAVVAMELAVGPMATDQPLIDYVNFARLCQDSGGDFDRACYLIDGTPRNWTDQADGPALQTLAILAMYGALDAATRTTARAVVTANLNFLRDSYQGETYNLWEEVYGASFFARSVHLRCLRAMTTDPLGIGVPDWLTTAIGWLENSLEGHWTGSYYQSMLPAPNNYRAPYDPNIDIVMAAVYGGVAVADTRLLATAALLRAQWADPASKYFYPINGEDRGRGIGPLLGRYPGDVYDGDTDAQVGDHPWALCTANFAELHYRLAAHIDATKTVPLDNNSAGFFDQLGIGASTTPDAAVTALRTAGDRMLDALVFHSDHLELSEQFDATSGYQKSVRNLSWSYAAFLSAVRAREYGIPG, from the coding sequence ATGCGTCTTCACGGTGGCACTGGCAACACCGTGCATTGGCATATCTGTGTGCTGGCCCGCCGTCTCGTCGACCCCTTACCGGGGCCACCCCGCTGGGTGATGGGCACCGAAATTCCCGCATCCCGCGACGAACGAGTCCTGTCGTCGGCCATCATCGATATCCGGATGCCACCGGGCTTCCGGGACGAAGGCGTGCGCGCCGCGCTCACCATCCGGGGTGACCGGCCGGGCACGGTCGTGATGCCGCTATCGCACAGGTCAGGCTGCCCTTCGGCTGTAGCCTTGTCCGGGAAGGGAATCCGGATGGACACGTTGGACTACGGGCTCGTCCGACCGTCGCTGGCGCAGTCGGACCTGACGCGGATCGCGTCGTATCTGTTCTGGTTGATGTTCCGCAACATCGCCTCCGACGGGTTCGTATTCGAGGATCCAGTGAACGTCGGGACCCTCTCGCGGCCGGGATGCGTGCTCGCCTCGCCCTCGTGGGAGAACAGCGCGACGCGGGTGTCGCAGGACTATGTCTACAACTGGACCCGGGACGCCGCCGTCGTCGCCATGGAGCTCGCGGTGGGGCCGATGGCCACCGATCAGCCGCTCATCGATTACGTGAATTTCGCACGGCTGTGCCAGGATTCGGGCGGCGACTTCGACCGGGCCTGCTACCTCATCGACGGCACCCCACGGAACTGGACCGACCAGGCGGACGGACCGGCGCTGCAGACGCTGGCGATCCTGGCCATGTACGGCGCGCTCGACGCGGCGACGCGGACGACGGCACGCGCCGTCGTCACGGCGAACCTGAACTTTCTGCGCGACTCGTATCAGGGCGAGACCTACAACCTGTGGGAAGAGGTATACGGCGCTTCCTTTTTCGCGCGCTCGGTGCACCTGCGGTGTTTACGCGCGATGACAACCGACCCACTGGGAATCGGCGTCCCGGACTGGCTGACGACCGCCATCGGCTGGCTGGAGAATTCACTGGAGGGCCATTGGACCGGCTCGTACTACCAGTCGATGCTGCCCGCGCCGAACAACTATCGGGCACCATACGATCCGAATATCGACATCGTGATGGCGGCGGTCTACGGCGGGGTAGCGGTGGCCGACACCAGGCTGCTCGCCACCGCGGCACTGCTGCGCGCACAGTGGGCCGATCCGGCGTCGAAGTACTTCTACCCGATCAACGGCGAGGACCGCGGGCGAGGCATCGGCCCGCTGCTCGGCCGATATCCGGGTGACGTGTACGACGGCGACACCGACGCACAGGTGGGTGACCATCCGTGGGCGCTGTGCACGGCCAACTTCGCCGAGTTGCACTATCGGCTCGCCGCGCACATCGATGCCACGAAAACGGTTCCGCTGGACAACAACTCCGCCGGATTCTTCGACCAACTCGGCATCGGCGCCTCCACCACGCCCGACGCGGCTGTTACGGCACTGCGCACCGCGGGCGATCGGATGCTCGACGCTCTTGTCTTCCACAGCGATCATCTCGAACTCAGCGAGCAGTTCGACGCCACCTCCGGATATCAGAAGAGCGTCCGGAACCTGTCATGGAGTTATGCCGCATTCCTCTCCGCGGTCCGGGCCCGCGAATACGGAATACCCGGCTGA
- a CDS encoding class I SAM-dependent methyltransferase, which yields MRYPSVPAAGWALGAGAAAAAAVLWFGDRAPFPYGQRWMLDIPLPLLTAERLDAVLRPRAGERILEIGPGTGLQSLHVAPQLGADGQLDVLDIQPAMLEHVRRRAEARSITNIVGTQGDARNLPFPEHTFDAVYLITALGEVPEPERVLREAVRVLSPAGRLVVGEFFDPHWIPFGRLHTMADSCGLHLAARSGPTVAYLARFQPCTGRPVARQHPAELSRGPRSC from the coding sequence ATGAGATATCCGTCCGTCCCCGCCGCAGGCTGGGCGCTGGGCGCCGGTGCCGCCGCGGCTGCGGCCGTACTGTGGTTCGGCGACCGGGCACCGTTCCCGTACGGTCAGCGTTGGATGTTGGACATCCCGCTGCCGCTGCTGACCGCCGAACGACTGGATGCCGTGCTCCGGCCACGCGCGGGCGAGCGCATTCTCGAGATCGGGCCGGGCACCGGGTTGCAGTCCCTACATGTCGCCCCGCAGCTCGGAGCGGACGGACAACTGGACGTTCTCGACATCCAGCCGGCCATGCTCGAGCACGTCAGGCGCCGCGCCGAGGCCCGGTCCATCACGAATATCGTTGGCACCCAGGGCGATGCGCGAAACCTGCCGTTTCCGGAGCACACCTTCGACGCCGTGTACCTGATAACTGCGCTCGGCGAGGTCCCCGAACCGGAACGGGTCCTGCGGGAGGCCGTGCGGGTACTCAGCCCAGCCGGGCGTTTGGTAGTCGGCGAATTCTTCGATCCGCACTGGATCCCTTTCGGGCGGTTGCACACCATGGCCGACTCCTGCGGGCTGCACCTCGCCGCTCGGAGCGGACCGACCGTCGCCTACCTGGCGCGATTTCAGCCGTGCACCGGCCGTCCGGTTGCGCGACAACACCCGGCCGAGCTGTCACGCGGCCCACGGTCTTGCTGA
- a CDS encoding helix-turn-helix transcriptional regulator yields MVRPRCQRRPVSFKSAAATTFRCPSAKRYFSVILRPNGCGRTRLRSRQLRHPWIVMSLGEFVSDHIADSIKYMWDNCGQQVSLNDLADVARYSKFYFVRRFHAETSWSPARFLAAIRLARSKKLLATTSMNVSDISCAVGYLSYGTFTSRFTEAVGLSPSQYRRYVRGERVPLRWSEQHADCRRESGTTLLCGKLSDPGGAIVGRGYMSIFSAANPLTSAAALLIVANQGAFSLGCLPPGKWVARAIAISTVRDDGNRRATREARMGICEFPLRENDRLEISIRLSKLTIRTAPFLPALPQL; encoded by the coding sequence ATGGTTCGACCTCGGTGCCAGAGGCGGCCGGTCAGTTTCAAATCGGCGGCAGCGACCACGTTTCGTTGCCCGAGCGCTAAGCGCTATTTCTCAGTTATTTTGCGGCCGAACGGCTGTGGGAGAACTCGCCTCCGCAGCCGCCAACTCAGGCATCCCTGGATTGTTATGAGTTTGGGAGAGTTCGTGTCCGACCATATCGCTGACAGCATCAAATATATGTGGGACAACTGTGGGCAACAGGTCTCACTGAATGACCTCGCCGATGTTGCCAGATACAGCAAGTTTTACTTCGTCAGACGGTTTCACGCCGAAACCAGCTGGTCACCGGCTCGGTTTCTCGCGGCAATCCGTCTGGCGCGAAGCAAGAAGTTATTGGCGACCACGTCGATGAACGTCTCCGATATCTCCTGTGCCGTCGGATACCTGAGTTACGGGACATTCACGTCGCGGTTCACCGAAGCGGTCGGACTGAGTCCCTCGCAGTATCGTCGCTACGTCCGAGGTGAGCGGGTGCCGCTGAGATGGTCCGAGCAACATGCCGACTGCCGTAGGGAGTCCGGCACCACGCTATTGTGCGGAAAATTATCCGACCCGGGTGGAGCCATAGTGGGCCGCGGGTACATGAGTATATTCTCCGCGGCAAACCCGCTGACATCGGCCGCCGCGCTACTTATTGTCGCAAACCAGGGAGCGTTCAGTCTGGGCTGCCTACCGCCCGGTAAATGGGTTGCTCGAGCAATTGCCATCTCGACCGTCCGGGACGACGGAAATCGTAGGGCAACCCGAGAGGCCCGTATGGGAATCTGTGAGTTCCCACTTCGGGAAAACGATCGACTCGAGATCAGCATCAGATTGAGTAAACTGACGATTCGAACCGCCCCCTTCTTGCCTGCACTTCCGCAGCTTTGA
- a CDS encoding sensor histidine kinase — MDEYDAHLLAEIADSTSVSMWAAAGPEADYAIKLWTRGAERLYGYSSEEAIGESYITLLINALEHNQAIADHNDIVRTGVKIRTLVNDVIYSGSQRLLLTVRFPLYDKRTNTHLLAETAIDVTDVSLEDAAQITRTREEAIHISESAAREDLSEQLRRLVGALTLSGTGEDERAALALGVELLRRAMNAPAESSVWLVGRSEQFSEAFRSSGWKVPPGLDIGRALEWFRSNPKPILHDSMSRPHRLLKQLFDTHQGPVDTVAMIPLHAEGEFVGLHLMRVPAPHTFTQLERDALPVLSSAVLASARLAAEVRRRREEAAESRAEATRLRLNGDFAHRIRKAVDPILRDVHAIREELDLRGVKLDGELAQWIDDITDGCTELARAPEELHRAQMVARISVRGVLTALRNRLGLEFPDSTVELDIDGIAGVLVRGVKGDITALFENLLYNAIEAMGNRGRVLVSGAVSGRSVSVIVSDEGPGIKPEDVAGIFQLGFSKKGKGRGLGLARAKEIVTDLGGQITVDVKRSPGATFVIVLPICREGIDGDNIVARGQY; from the coding sequence GTGGATGAGTACGACGCACATCTCCTCGCCGAGATCGCCGACAGCACCTCGGTATCCATGTGGGCTGCGGCGGGTCCGGAAGCCGACTACGCCATAAAACTGTGGACTCGTGGCGCCGAGCGTCTGTATGGATATTCGAGCGAAGAAGCCATCGGCGAAAGCTATATCACGCTACTGATAAATGCCCTCGAACACAACCAGGCAATAGCGGATCACAACGATATCGTACGAACCGGCGTCAAAATCCGGACTCTGGTAAATGACGTAATCTACTCCGGCTCGCAGCGATTACTCCTCACGGTTCGATTTCCACTCTACGATAAGCGGACGAATACCCACCTCCTCGCCGAGACGGCAATCGATGTAACGGACGTTTCCCTCGAAGACGCGGCGCAGATCACCAGAACACGCGAAGAAGCGATTCACATCAGCGAGAGCGCGGCCAGAGAAGATCTCTCGGAGCAACTGCGCAGGCTGGTGGGCGCGCTGACATTGTCGGGAACCGGCGAGGACGAGCGCGCCGCGCTCGCCTTGGGCGTGGAACTTCTCCGGCGCGCGATGAATGCGCCGGCCGAATCGAGCGTTTGGCTCGTCGGCCGTAGCGAGCAGTTCAGCGAGGCGTTTCGCAGCAGTGGCTGGAAGGTTCCGCCCGGTTTGGATATCGGGCGCGCACTCGAATGGTTCAGATCGAACCCGAAACCGATTCTCCATGATTCCATGTCCCGTCCGCACCGACTGCTCAAACAGCTCTTCGATACACACCAGGGGCCGGTCGACACGGTTGCCATGATACCGCTGCACGCCGAGGGGGAATTCGTTGGATTACATTTGATGCGGGTGCCTGCCCCGCATACTTTCACCCAACTCGAACGTGACGCGCTACCCGTATTGTCATCGGCCGTACTGGCGAGCGCACGACTCGCGGCCGAAGTTCGCAGGCGGCGGGAGGAGGCGGCCGAGTCGAGGGCCGAGGCGACCAGATTACGACTCAACGGTGATTTCGCTCATCGCATACGCAAAGCGGTGGATCCGATTCTGCGTGACGTGCACGCGATACGCGAGGAGCTGGATCTGCGCGGGGTGAAACTGGATGGCGAACTCGCGCAGTGGATCGACGATATCACCGACGGTTGCACCGAGCTGGCCCGCGCTCCGGAAGAACTTCACCGTGCCCAGATGGTCGCCCGAATCAGCGTGCGCGGCGTCCTGACCGCATTGCGAAATCGGCTCGGTCTGGAATTTCCGGACAGTACCGTCGAGCTCGATATCGACGGCATAGCTGGTGTTCTCGTCCGCGGCGTCAAAGGCGATATCACCGCACTGTTCGAGAACTTGCTGTACAACGCGATCGAGGCGATGGGCAACAGGGGACGTGTGCTGGTGAGCGGGGCGGTATCCGGCAGGTCCGTCTCCGTCATCGTGTCGGATGAAGGCCCTGGTATCAAGCCCGAGGATGTAGCAGGCATTTTCCAACTGGGGTTCTCGAAGAAGGGCAAAGGTCGTGGACTCGGTTTGGCCCGAGCAAAAGAAATTGTCACGGACCTGGGCGGCCAGATAACGGTTGACGTCAAGCGCTCGCCCGGCGCCACTTTTGTAATTGTTCTGCCTATTTGCCGGGAGGGTATAGATGGCGATAATATTGTTGCTCGAGGACAATATTAA
- a CDS encoding response regulator produces the protein MAIILLLEDNINFARAVQRVLQGHEVRHVTRVDAAIDELERPDVDCALIDLNLTDEDDYSGYEVLSYILHNRPDLPRAVVTGSHLKGAISKNILLRYGVGDIVIKGDVDREGYGTTDLIDTVSDLLVGSDRRRREMARNEVASISLAGQNELRRRINGLQQLADQLRSGSGTRRRDPTVNSRTALTRRADKLIELEAAAKARCDVVALSELAHEVEMFEAESARILGDS, from the coding sequence ATGGCGATAATATTGTTGCTCGAGGACAATATTAATTTCGCTCGGGCGGTGCAGCGTGTACTTCAGGGTCACGAGGTAAGACACGTAACCCGGGTCGATGCGGCGATCGATGAACTCGAACGTCCCGATGTGGACTGCGCACTGATCGATCTCAACCTCACGGATGAGGACGACTACTCCGGTTACGAAGTCTTGTCCTACATCCTGCACAACAGACCCGATCTGCCGCGCGCTGTGGTGACAGGCTCACACTTGAAAGGCGCGATCAGCAAGAACATCCTGCTCCGATACGGCGTCGGCGACATTGTCATAAAAGGCGACGTCGATAGAGAGGGCTACGGTACGACAGATCTCATCGATACGGTGAGCGATCTGCTCGTCGGATCGGATCGTCGGCGTCGTGAAATGGCCCGGAATGAAGTCGCCTCGATTTCGCTCGCCGGGCAGAACGAATTACGCCGTCGCATCAACGGGCTACAGCAACTCGCGGACCAACTGCGCAGCGGCAGCGGCACCAGGCGCCGCGATCCGACGGTGAACAGCCGAACCGCATTGACCCGACGTGCCGACAAACTGATCGAACTGGAGGCCGCGGCAAAGGCCAGATGCGATGTGGTGGCTTTGAGTGAGCTGGCGCATGAAGTGGAAATGTTCGAAGCGGAATCAGCAAGGATACTCGGTGATTCGTAG
- a CDS encoding EF-hand domain-containing protein: protein MVTKAQQQKFAKHFERYDADNDGKIDQSDIDALINKWCVAFHIAPGSDKWRNTIKRANRLWQDLQGHADANGDKEISREEWIAAHEDPRFVDEVAIPLAQLTFELGDVDGDGRLSLSEWMTLQSISGVGQLEGLKMFQALDSNGDGYISTDEHDAALREFFGSEDLEAAGTHLAGRL, encoded by the coding sequence ATGGTCACGAAAGCCCAGCAGCAGAAATTCGCGAAGCACTTCGAGCGGTACGATGCCGACAACGACGGCAAGATCGACCAGTCCGACATCGACGCGTTGATCAACAAATGGTGCGTCGCATTCCACATCGCCCCCGGCTCCGACAAATGGCGGAACACCATCAAGCGGGCCAACAGACTATGGCAGGACCTGCAGGGGCACGCCGACGCCAACGGTGACAAGGAAATCAGCAGGGAGGAATGGATCGCCGCGCACGAGGATCCCCGTTTCGTCGATGAGGTCGCCATTCCGCTGGCCCAGCTCACCTTCGAACTCGGCGACGTCGACGGCGACGGCAGGCTGTCATTGAGCGAGTGGATGACCCTGCAATCGATCTCCGGAGTAGGCCAGCTCGAGGGGTTGAAGATGTTTCAAGCGCTCGACAGCAACGGTGACGGGTACATCAGCACCGACGAGCACGACGCGGCGCTTCGTGAATTCTTCGGCAGCGAAGACCTCGAAGCCGCGGGAACTCACCTGGCGGGCCGCCTGTAA
- a CDS encoding MFS transporter, with the protein MSEIRRRLFKATTQEDHTPAEPGAAKRLPVGVYALGASVFALGTSEFIVSGLVDQIASSIHVSVPQVGQLITAFALGMLIGAPVMAVLTLGRDRKTVLLAAQIVFCISDLLTVIPVLGLMFIMRLIAAMACATALTVAEVMAVALAGPDRMPRAIAVILGGMTLATVAGVPLGSLIGAQFNWQVIFVMIGVMSALGAVLVTIFVPRLPRDRGPVVGLRTLVARELRSLVQVRVFVALATIVLFEMALFSVYAYVQPLLTDVSGISVHRVPFVLFLFGVGLFIGNTIGGRLAQWSAMKNVIGSLIAIIVMMLVLRAVVHNPIAASAAVTILGVCAFSMTAALSSRVIGFAVAAPTLAVAIVMSSFNIGNAIGPAIGGAVIAHASLADVIWVGVIVDTLALATAFASAAIERRRVFTPVP; encoded by the coding sequence GTGTCCGAAATCCGACGGCGGCTGTTCAAAGCGACCACCCAGGAAGATCACACCCCTGCCGAACCCGGTGCCGCCAAACGCCTACCCGTCGGTGTGTATGCCCTCGGGGCCAGCGTATTCGCGCTGGGCACTTCGGAATTCATCGTATCCGGGCTGGTCGATCAGATAGCCTCCTCGATTCACGTCTCCGTACCCCAGGTCGGCCAGCTGATCACGGCGTTCGCGCTCGGCATGCTCATCGGCGCACCCGTGATGGCCGTACTGACCCTCGGACGGGACAGGAAGACCGTGCTCTTGGCCGCCCAAATCGTCTTCTGCATCTCGGATTTACTGACCGTGATCCCGGTTCTCGGCCTCATGTTCATCATGCGGCTGATCGCGGCCATGGCTTGCGCGACCGCGCTGACCGTCGCCGAGGTGATGGCCGTCGCCCTCGCCGGCCCCGACCGGATGCCGCGGGCGATCGCGGTGATCCTCGGCGGTATGACGCTGGCGACCGTGGCGGGCGTACCGCTCGGAAGCCTGATCGGCGCGCAGTTCAATTGGCAGGTCATCTTCGTTATGATCGGCGTGATGAGCGCCTTGGGCGCCGTACTCGTCACGATCTTCGTGCCCAGGCTGCCGCGCGACCGCGGCCCGGTGGTCGGACTGCGAACCCTGGTCGCCCGCGAGCTGCGCTCGCTGGTCCAGGTCCGGGTTTTCGTCGCCCTCGCCACCATCGTGCTGTTCGAGATGGCCCTGTTCAGCGTGTACGCCTACGTTCAGCCGCTACTCACCGACGTCAGCGGTATCAGCGTGCATCGAGTTCCGTTCGTACTGTTCCTGTTCGGTGTCGGATTGTTCATCGGCAACACCATCGGTGGCCGACTGGCACAGTGGTCCGCCATGAAAAACGTCATCGGCAGCCTTATCGCGATAATCGTCATGATGCTGGTGCTGCGGGCCGTCGTGCACAACCCGATCGCGGCGTCCGCCGCGGTCACCATCCTCGGCGTGTGCGCGTTCTCGATGACCGCCGCGCTCAGCTCGCGGGTGATCGGATTCGCGGTGGCGGCGCCGACCCTTGCCGTCGCAATTGTCATGTCCTCCTTCAATATCGGCAATGCGATCGGTCCGGCGATCGGCGGCGCCGTCATCGCGCACGCGTCGCTCGCCGATGTCATCTGGGTCGGGGTAATTGTCGACACGCTCGCGTTGGCCACCGCGTTCGCATCCGCCGCCATCGAGCGTCGGCGCGTGTTCACACCGGTTCCATGA
- a CDS encoding EF-hand domain-containing protein: MTSALRINKLRKLFSAYDVDQDGVMDELDITALAQIWCDTYELPPRSAEWSRIHRQAHRMFRDMPGSVDADGEKKVTIDDWMSWGDDPEFRQFVESSAIPFSMAVFAAADKDQDRRINAREMMAAQIKGGMSEEETNKAFALLDADGDGYITTDEYIQALREFYLSDDPAARGNHIAGEL, encoded by the coding sequence ATGACCAGCGCACTGAGAATCAATAAACTCCGAAAGTTGTTCAGCGCATACGATGTCGACCAGGACGGTGTCATGGACGAACTCGATATCACGGCACTGGCCCAAATTTGGTGCGATACATACGAACTTCCACCGCGCTCGGCGGAGTGGAGCAGAATTCATCGACAGGCCCACCGCATGTTCCGGGATATGCCCGGGTCGGTGGACGCCGATGGAGAGAAAAAGGTGACCATCGACGACTGGATGTCCTGGGGCGATGATCCGGAATTCCGGCAGTTCGTCGAATCGTCCGCGATACCGTTCAGCATGGCGGTGTTCGCCGCCGCGGACAAGGATCAGGACAGGCGAATCAACGCGCGGGAAATGATGGCGGCCCAGATCAAAGGCGGGATGTCCGAGGAGGAGACGAACAAGGCATTCGCCCTGTTGGACGCCGACGGCGATGGTTACATCACCACGGATGAATATATTCAAGCCTTGCGAGAATTCTATTTGAGCGACGACCCGGCCGCACGGGGAAATCACATCGCCGGCGAACTGTAG